The following proteins come from a genomic window of Gimesia chilikensis:
- a CDS encoding tetratricopeptide repeat protein has protein sequence MPVTRFTKQTWLAGIACALLICSGCSSMKDQIVKKNDQPPDTLEEKISVAKKRLKHPDKFYVTHGQLQEKMGDLESARTSYQVALGENPKSIDAVLGLSRLDQVAGRKIEAEKGFQKALEMDPKNPQVRASIGQFYAAEQKWDKAIPLLSEAIKAAPADKNIRYQLGIAMASSGDYQGAMPHLIRAVGEAEAHYNIGYILKDRGELQASEQQFLQAVLLKPEFNEAQYWLDEIRREKENRLMLAGVSSSAGAKGTAKQAAYTKAKPSAKTVQNAVSQGMAPAGIPQSPRRISAPADNTQQPPPGMNAEQMEQWRNQRQL, from the coding sequence ATGCCCGTAACACGTTTTACAAAACAGACCTGGCTCGCTGGAATCGCCTGTGCGTTATTGATTTGCAGCGGTTGTTCTTCCATGAAAGATCAGATCGTCAAGAAAAATGATCAGCCGCCGGACACGCTGGAAGAAAAGATTTCCGTCGCGAAAAAGAGGCTGAAGCACCCCGACAAGTTTTACGTGACACACGGCCAGTTGCAGGAAAAGATGGGCGATCTTGAATCGGCCCGCACCTCCTATCAGGTGGCTCTGGGAGAAAATCCCAAATCGATCGACGCTGTACTCGGACTCTCACGTCTGGACCAGGTTGCCGGTCGCAAAATCGAGGCAGAGAAGGGTTTCCAGAAAGCTCTGGAGATGGACCCCAAAAATCCCCAGGTTCGTGCCAGCATTGGTCAGTTCTATGCAGCCGAACAGAAATGGGATAAAGCCATTCCCCTGTTGAGCGAAGCGATCAAAGCCGCTCCCGCGGACAAGAACATCCGCTATCAGCTGGGAATCGCGATGGCCTCTTCAGGAGATTACCAGGGTGCAATGCCACACCTGATCCGCGCCGTCGGCGAAGCGGAAGCACATTACAACATCGGTTACATCCTGAAAGATCGTGGCGAACTGCAGGCCAGCGAACAGCAGTTTCTGCAGGCCGTCCTGCTGAAGCCCGAGTTCAACGAAGCACAATACTGGCTGGATGAAATCCGCCGCGAAAAAGAGAACCGGCTCATGCTGGCTGGAGTCTCTTCCAGTGCCGGTGCAAAGGGAACTGCCAAACAGGCCGCTTACACCAAAGCGAAGCCATCAGCGAAAACAGTGCAGAACGCCGTTTCCCAGGGAATGGCACCCGCCGGAATTCCTCAGTCGCCTCGGCGCATTTCCGCACCTGCAGACAACACCCAACAGCCGCCTCCCGGTATGAACGCAGAACAGATGGAACAGTGGCGCAATCAGCGTCAGCTCTGA
- a CDS encoding aminotransferase class III-fold pyridoxal phosphate-dependent enzyme: protein MTTAIHFDNENQSNAVRDELFQTEPLALRTFTPSQAVLAKSAGCYHWTPEGRRLYDFTSGVLVANLGHNPRSWMKRFSEYMGWKPEHVTGEGEGEYFEAVTLTAYNAVTPIETEASKRLIANIQSFTGGNRCDKVMWAASGSEAVQKALWACLHRDPARDIILATRYGFHGKKGLAGAVTGSETDADRDPRVKFISFPRTECDDMSKKDDVLDTAAYQKELEDMWTEYGSRINCLITEPYLGGGGSYHPQVAYHKVLQDFCRAHDIMLIFDEVQANFGRTGCMYAFEKYQVEPDFVVLGKGLGNGVPVAAAVGRSDVIASLKYGEASDTWSANPLSSASVLATLDEFESTDVMENTQKLSALYTEGLLSLKETGVIAKVRGEGMVFGIECAELGGKTSQEVAIDLVKTCYLGEEGGDGIHLLGALAGNVLRVSPPMTMTEAEAKASIALLKRLCEQLAAQLQEAPASA from the coding sequence ATGACAACTGCCATTCACTTTGATAACGAAAATCAGTCTAACGCGGTGCGGGACGAACTGTTCCAGACCGAACCTCTGGCCCTGCGAACCTTCACCCCCAGCCAGGCGGTACTGGCCAAATCCGCCGGCTGCTACCACTGGACTCCGGAAGGTCGTCGTCTGTACGACTTCACCTCAGGCGTGCTGGTGGCGAACCTGGGTCACAACCCTCGTAGCTGGATGAAGCGGTTCAGCGAATACATGGGCTGGAAGCCAGAACATGTGACCGGCGAAGGGGAAGGTGAATACTTCGAAGCCGTCACCCTGACTGCTTACAACGCCGTCACCCCGATTGAAACGGAAGCCAGCAAACGACTGATCGCCAACATTCAGTCTTTCACAGGCGGCAACCGCTGCGACAAAGTCATGTGGGCAGCCTCCGGTTCAGAAGCAGTTCAGAAGGCTCTCTGGGCCTGTCTGCACCGCGATCCCGCACGGGACATCATCCTGGCGACCCGCTATGGTTTCCATGGTAAAAAGGGTCTGGCGGGTGCCGTCACCGGTTCGGAAACAGATGCCGACCGCGATCCGCGCGTGAAGTTCATCAGCTTCCCGCGAACCGAGTGCGACGACATGAGCAAGAAAGACGATGTGCTGGATACCGCTGCCTACCAGAAAGAACTGGAAGACATGTGGACCGAGTACGGCTCACGGATTAACTGCCTGATCACCGAGCCTTACCTGGGCGGTGGGGGCAGCTACCATCCGCAGGTGGCTTACCACAAAGTGCTGCAGGACTTCTGCCGGGCACACGACATCATGCTGATCTTCGATGAAGTGCAGGCCAACTTCGGCCGCACCGGTTGCATGTACGCTTTCGAAAAATACCAGGTCGAGCCCGATTTCGTCGTGCTGGGTAAAGGCCTTGGAAACGGAGTACCTGTGGCTGCAGCCGTGGGTCGCAGCGATGTCATTGCCAGCCTGAAATACGGCGAAGCCTCTGACACCTGGAGTGCCAACCCGCTCTCTTCTGCATCCGTACTGGCGACACTGGACGAGTTCGAATCGACGGACGTGATGGAGAACACACAGAAGCTGTCTGCTCTCTACACCGAAGGTCTGCTGAGCCTGAAAGAGACTGGCGTCATCGCCAAGGTCCGTGGCGAAGGCATGGTCTTCGGAATCGAATGTGCCGAACTGGGTGGCAAGACCAGCCAGGAAGTCGCGATCGATCTGGTCAAGACCTGCTACCTGGGTGAAGAAGGTGGCGACGGTATTCACCTGCTGGGTGCCCTGGCCGGTAACGTACTTCGCGTCAGTCCGCCGATGACAATGACCGAAGCCGAAGCGAAAGCATCGATCGCCCTGTTGAAGCGGCTCTGCGAACAGCTGGCTGCTCAACTTCAGGAAGCTCCTGCCTCCGCTTAA
- a CDS encoding Gfo/Idh/MocA family protein, translating to MSPAGTLPKLKAGMVGFGMIVDETYRPFFETVYKQDLYQRSTGPVEVSLDAVVTRTGSRAEKYLAERGDKVGGFQSFVGDNAIEEMIEAGVNFACVASPDDRHFDACKKLLGAGVHVIVEKPSVLCLQELDELVALAEKNNVTAKVVYHKLFDPDHKRMRSLVYDGVLQHVNNGYCSLLEPKAISGQQFAQWITGRNPGTYVAVHYIKLIDFSFGGKLKTITAAGQRGLVGDKDGPTWDSCQMKMVYEYESGREAAFDIQTSWVTPDNFPGYVEQEVQFRFDNGLWNGHSRKRGVECTVEDKTPNEIKNSLNNHFNAPFVEPWNERSQRGYGIEVIEQFAKEVAQVEFGGPESERAERLAQIRSLDYNDLSADRQTVAAVQALEAILEKRAAGEPDCVVRVNDENGGLVLYRPGSSEFEVLYEGTV from the coding sequence ATGAGTCCAGCAGGAACACTCCCCAAACTGAAAGCCGGCATGGTTGGCTTCGGTATGATCGTCGATGAAACCTATCGTCCTTTCTTCGAAACGGTTTACAAACAGGACCTTTACCAGCGGTCTACCGGCCCGGTGGAAGTTTCGCTGGACGCAGTGGTCACCCGCACCGGATCCCGGGCCGAGAAGTACCTGGCAGAGCGCGGCGACAAAGTCGGCGGCTTCCAGAGCTTCGTCGGTGATAACGCCATCGAAGAGATGATCGAAGCGGGAGTGAACTTCGCCTGTGTCGCGTCTCCCGATGACCGTCACTTCGATGCCTGCAAGAAGCTTTTAGGGGCAGGCGTGCATGTAATCGTGGAAAAGCCGTCAGTCCTCTGTCTGCAGGAACTGGACGAACTGGTGGCTCTCGCTGAGAAAAACAATGTGACTGCCAAAGTGGTTTATCACAAGCTGTTCGATCCGGATCATAAGCGGATGCGTTCGCTGGTTTATGATGGCGTACTGCAGCATGTGAATAACGGGTACTGCTCGCTGCTGGAACCCAAGGCAATTTCAGGTCAGCAGTTCGCACAGTGGATTACCGGTCGTAACCCTGGAACCTATGTCGCCGTGCATTACATCAAACTGATCGACTTCTCGTTTGGTGGAAAACTGAAAACCATCACCGCCGCCGGCCAGCGGGGTCTGGTAGGCGACAAAGATGGCCCGACCTGGGACAGCTGCCAGATGAAGATGGTTTACGAATACGAATCGGGCCGCGAAGCCGCCTTCGATATTCAGACTTCGTGGGTCACCCCGGATAACTTCCCCGGCTATGTCGAACAGGAAGTTCAGTTCCGCTTCGACAATGGTCTGTGGAACGGTCACTCCCGTAAACGCGGTGTGGAATGCACCGTGGAAGACAAAACGCCGAACGAGATCAAGAACTCGTTGAACAACCACTTCAACGCTCCGTTTGTAGAACCCTGGAACGAACGTTCGCAGCGGGGTTATGGAATTGAAGTGATCGAACAGTTTGCGAAAGAAGTCGCCCAGGTCGAGTTCGGCGGTCCCGAATCGGAACGGGCAGAACGTCTGGCGCAGATTCGATCACTGGATTACAACGACCTGTCGGCGGATCGTCAGACCGTAGCTGCTGTCCAGGCACTCGAAGCCATTCTGGAAAAACGGGCTGCGGGCGAACCGGATTGCGTCGTGCGTGTAAACGACGAAAACGGTGGCCTGGTGCTGTATCGTCCTGGTTCGAGCGAATTCGAAGTGCTCTACGAAGGAACCGTTTAA
- a CDS encoding GntR family transcriptional regulator — MLTESTELHSLQEDESLSLVDEVYQKLLLRIIRCELPGGTELKSTQLAREIGVSRTPVVQALARLQADGIVIQQKNHRAVVREGAENWLVEIHELRLLLEPSAAGMAAGRISAAEIQRLQELAAGVKTCQQEYEDGDQSVEQVQKWGAASRNFDYALHLSIADHCGNLPICEAIHKCWSYKRVSYSAAGETPEIMTRGLYDHLVLLDSLKQQDAETASAAMTMHLRNASRMRPDRLIV; from the coding sequence TTGCTGACCGAATCCACGGAATTGCACTCACTTCAGGAAGACGAGAGTCTCTCCCTGGTCGATGAGGTGTACCAGAAACTGCTGCTGCGGATCATTCGCTGTGAACTGCCCGGCGGAACAGAACTGAAGAGCACACAACTCGCTCGCGAGATTGGCGTCAGCCGGACCCCGGTCGTTCAGGCCCTGGCACGCCTGCAGGCCGACGGGATCGTGATTCAGCAGAAAAATCACCGGGCCGTCGTCCGGGAAGGGGCCGAAAACTGGCTCGTGGAAATTCACGAACTCCGCCTGCTGCTCGAACCATCTGCCGCCGGGATGGCCGCCGGACGGATCAGCGCTGCAGAAATTCAGCGTCTGCAGGAGCTGGCTGCCGGGGTCAAAACCTGTCAGCAGGAATACGAAGACGGCGATCAGTCTGTAGAACAGGTTCAGAAGTGGGGTGCCGCTTCCCGTAATTTTGACTATGCCCTGCATCTGAGCATCGCCGACCATTGTGGCAATCTGCCGATCTGCGAAGCCATCCATAAATGCTGGAGCTATAAACGGGTATCCTACTCTGCAGCCGGGGAGACACCCGAAATCATGACGCGGGGGCTCTACGATCACCTGGTGCTCCTCGATTCACTGAAACAGCAGGATGCCGAGACCGCATCCGCCGCGATGACCATGCATTTGCGTAATGCCTCCCGCATGCGACCTGATCGTTTGATTGTCTGA
- a CDS encoding sugar phosphate isomerase/epimerase family protein, which produces MSDNPSVILSAFADEAANHKTAVEQMVALSALGLKYYSPRFIDVNGDGNVKHVVDLNKSEYKQLLKLHDEYGMNVTSIGARVGKIKLVDKEDGSHNVFVPFKEYLKKEVANTINAATTLGTKLIRGFSFYPPKGEDPKPYMNQAVDQIGEIVDLCAKEGLVYGLEIEPNLIGETGPLLAELARKVKRPNMVTIYDGGNIAAQNKDAMQCLSEFHDMSKSMGWLHIKDYAVDTDLEWTGVVDEERLKNFVPANVGDAGHEFILRELRDMLPKMDKKMKKLGVPGVFLEVEPHLKGGGQFGGFSGPDGIGVAVRALCSVLDYVGIDYELRGFKDIQELRGF; this is translated from the coding sequence ATGTCCGATAATCCAAGTGTCATTTTAAGTGCCTTTGCTGATGAAGCCGCCAATCATAAAACCGCTGTTGAACAGATGGTGGCACTCTCCGCGCTGGGATTGAAATACTACAGCCCCCGCTTTATCGATGTGAACGGGGATGGGAACGTCAAGCATGTCGTCGATCTGAATAAATCGGAATACAAGCAGTTGCTCAAACTGCACGATGAATACGGCATGAACGTCACCAGCATCGGTGCCCGCGTTGGTAAGATCAAACTGGTTGACAAAGAAGATGGTTCACACAACGTCTTCGTGCCCTTCAAGGAATACCTCAAGAAAGAGGTCGCCAACACAATCAACGCTGCGACCACCCTCGGCACCAAGCTGATCCGTGGTTTCTCCTTCTACCCGCCTAAGGGTGAAGATCCCAAGCCTTACATGAACCAGGCCGTTGATCAGATCGGGGAAATCGTCGATTTGTGTGCCAAGGAAGGTCTCGTGTACGGTCTCGAAATCGAGCCCAACCTGATCGGGGAAACCGGACCGCTGCTGGCCGAACTGGCCCGCAAAGTCAAACGCCCCAACATGGTCACCATTTACGATGGTGGAAACATCGCCGCTCAGAACAAAGACGCGATGCAGTGCCTGAGCGAATTCCACGACATGAGCAAATCCATGGGCTGGTTGCACATCAAAGATTACGCCGTCGATACGGATCTGGAATGGACGGGCGTGGTTGATGAAGAGCGTCTGAAAAACTTCGTTCCCGCCAACGTGGGTGATGCCGGTCATGAGTTCATCCTGCGGGAACTCCGCGACATGCTCCCCAAGATGGACAAGAAGATGAAAAAACTGGGCGTGCCCGGCGTCTTCCTGGAAGTCGAGCCACACCTCAAAGGGGGCGGACAGTTCGGCGGATTCAGTGGCCCCGATGGAATCGGCGTCGCAGTCCGGGCACTTTGCTCCGTTCTCGATTATGTCGGCATCGACTATGAACTCCGCGGCTTCAAAGACATTCAGGAACTGCGTGGCTTCTAA
- a CDS encoding Trm112 family protein codes for MAFDPQRLQDIIACPKTKARLVCDGDFLVSVDPATRLKYPVRDGIPVMLVDEAEEVSPEEWAAIMQRHERNPETGEPVS; via the coding sequence ATGGCCTTTGATCCACAACGTTTACAGGACATCATTGCCTGCCCCAAAACCAAAGCCAGGCTGGTCTGCGACGGTGACTTTCTGGTCTCTGTCGATCCGGCGACGCGACTCAAGTATCCCGTTCGCGACGGAATCCCGGTGATGCTCGTGGACGAGGCAGAGGAAGTGTCCCCGGAAGAATGGGCGGCCATCATGCAGCGACACGAACGCAATCCGGAAACGGGAGAACCGGTCTCCTGA
- a CDS encoding class I SAM-dependent methyltransferase gives MKPTSKLFRSDMFCFRFYPLALLVLIGLATSAAAAEPAATKQKSDTQDDRYSYRLDEHDPNGIGKFYLGREIARVMGYQGAPWLERTTREREERLSLLPKALKLQPGMDIADIGAGSGVISVILAEHVTPGGKIYAVDVQQEMLDLLKKKLDKMGVDNVVPVLGTQKSPGLKPESIDLAIMVDVYHEFEFPYEMMREISKALKPKGRVVLVEYRKEDPTVPIKLVHKMSEAQAKKEVSRPELNLKWKETIGLLPRQHILVFEKTADE, from the coding sequence ATGAAACCCACGTCGAAGCTTTTCCGATCCGATATGTTCTGCTTCCGGTTCTACCCACTGGCTCTCCTGGTCCTCATCGGGCTGGCTACATCCGCAGCTGCCGCCGAGCCTGCTGCCACGAAACAGAAGTCCGACACGCAGGACGACCGCTATTCTTATCGCCTCGACGAACACGACCCCAACGGTATCGGCAAATTCTACCTGGGGCGTGAAATCGCCCGCGTGATGGGTTACCAGGGCGCCCCCTGGCTGGAACGCACCACCCGCGAACGGGAAGAACGCCTGTCGTTGCTCCCCAAAGCTCTCAAGCTGCAGCCCGGTATGGACATTGCCGACATCGGTGCGGGCAGTGGCGTGATCTCAGTGATCCTCGCCGAACATGTCACTCCGGGAGGAAAGATCTACGCCGTCGATGTGCAGCAGGAGATGCTCGACCTGCTCAAGAAAAAGCTGGACAAAATGGGCGTCGATAACGTGGTGCCGGTCCTGGGAACACAGAAATCGCCCGGCCTCAAACCGGAGTCCATCGACCTGGCAATCATGGTCGACGTCTACCACGAGTTCGAGTTTCCCTATGAAATGATGCGGGAGATCTCCAAGGCACTCAAGCCCAAGGGCCGCGTCGTGCTGGTCGAATACCGTAAGGAAGATCCGACCGTCCCCATCAAGCTGGTTCACAAGATGTCCGAGGCCCAGGCCAAAAAAGAGGTCTCCCGCCCCGAACTGAATCTCAAGTGGAAAGAGACCATCGGCCTGCTCCCCCGCCAGCATATCCTCGTCTTCGAAAAGACGGCTGACGAATAA
- a CDS encoding IS110 family transposase: protein MFYAGIDLHKQSITVCVVNEARKIEKRKRLMCANEAAIVAFFKEVIQELGPFRAVVEATASYEWLIKLIEPLADKVILAHPGKLRVIAESTRKSDRLDAQVLAEFLSRDMVPASYRPTPRQRDHRGLVRQRSSIQRRITSVKNRMRRIMSNYNADRPDLFRKAGQEYVSSYPLSAADRICMNQLTSEWLFFLQQLKSANQALVDFAGTAPIREQHQRELLQSIPGVGFVITEVVLSEIADIDRFDSQKQVVAYAGLAPGQRESAGKMKELHIEKAGSRYLRWALVEAAWQLVYRVPRWKTIYERLKKRLKAKKAIVAIARRLLGMMVAIMKSGEPFTATHQPA from the coding sequence ATGTTTTATGCCGGCATCGACCTTCACAAACAGAGTATCACAGTCTGCGTCGTAAATGAAGCGCGTAAAATCGAGAAACGGAAACGTCTGATGTGCGCCAATGAAGCTGCTATCGTGGCCTTCTTCAAGGAGGTCATCCAGGAACTGGGGCCCTTTCGCGCGGTCGTGGAAGCGACGGCCAGCTACGAATGGCTGATCAAACTCATCGAGCCCCTGGCTGATAAAGTGATCCTCGCCCACCCTGGTAAATTGCGGGTCATCGCTGAGTCCACGCGGAAAAGCGATCGTCTCGATGCCCAGGTTCTGGCCGAGTTTCTGTCAAGAGACATGGTACCAGCCTCGTATCGCCCAACCCCTCGGCAACGCGATCACCGCGGCCTGGTACGTCAGCGGAGCTCCATTCAACGCCGGATTACTTCGGTCAAGAATCGCATGCGACGGATCATGAGCAACTACAATGCAGATCGACCAGACCTGTTCAGAAAAGCGGGACAAGAGTATGTCAGCAGCTATCCCCTGTCGGCCGCTGATCGGATTTGCATGAATCAACTGACCTCAGAATGGCTTTTCTTTCTCCAACAGTTGAAGTCAGCCAACCAGGCACTGGTCGACTTTGCCGGGACGGCTCCGATTCGTGAACAGCATCAGCGGGAACTGCTGCAGAGTATCCCGGGCGTTGGTTTTGTGATCACTGAAGTCGTGTTATCGGAGATTGCAGACATCGATCGATTCGACTCTCAGAAGCAGGTAGTTGCCTACGCGGGCCTGGCACCGGGACAACGGGAAAGTGCCGGGAAGATGAAGGAACTCCACATCGAAAAGGCAGGTTCCCGTTATTTGCGCTGGGCGCTGGTGGAGGCCGCCTGGCAACTGGTGTATCGGGTACCGCGCTGGAAGACGATCTACGAGAGGTTGAAAAAACGCTTGAAGGCTAAAAAAGCCATCGTGGCGATCGCCAGGCGTCTGCTGGGAATGATGGTCGCGATCATGAAATCAGGCGAACCATTCACAGCGACACACCAGCCTGCCTGA
- a CDS encoding IS110 family transposase — translation MQQHNTDHVGIDISKSKFDTRISGRPKGSVYEYTPDGMKQFMQVLQKTQPKLICLEATGGLERKLVACLHKHGFPVAVVNPRQIRDFARAKNRLAKTDQIDAHTIMEFAQVMQPRITPLLTQVQQKMREFSARRQQVSKMIIQEQNRLETTPDREVAKMISDSIQFYKKQLKHIEKKLKELIDADEESRERSEILQSVPGVAGTTAALLISDLPELGSLNRKQIARLIGLAPTNRDSGTLRGKRTIGGGRVRIRNGLYMPTVTALNHNPRIKAFYKRLVENGKSKMVALVAAMRKLLIILNTMVKEGKKWEANVIKI, via the coding sequence ATGCAACAGCATAACACAGATCACGTCGGAATTGACATTTCAAAATCTAAGTTTGATACCAGAATTTCAGGTCGTCCCAAAGGTTCCGTTTATGAGTACACACCCGACGGGATGAAACAGTTCATGCAGGTGCTTCAGAAGACTCAGCCCAAACTGATCTGCCTGGAAGCAACGGGAGGACTGGAACGAAAACTCGTTGCCTGTCTACACAAGCATGGGTTTCCAGTCGCCGTCGTCAACCCTCGGCAGATCCGGGACTTTGCCCGCGCCAAGAACCGGCTGGCGAAAACCGATCAGATTGACGCGCACACGATCATGGAATTTGCCCAGGTGATGCAGCCGCGGATTACCCCACTTTTAACACAGGTCCAGCAGAAAATGCGGGAATTCAGTGCTCGCAGGCAGCAGGTCAGCAAGATGATCATCCAGGAGCAGAACCGCCTGGAAACCACCCCGGACAGGGAAGTGGCCAAAATGATTAGCGATTCAATCCAGTTCTATAAAAAACAGCTCAAACACATCGAGAAAAAACTGAAGGAGCTGATTGACGCGGATGAAGAATCCCGCGAGCGCTCTGAAATCCTGCAGTCAGTACCTGGTGTGGCCGGCACAACCGCGGCCCTGCTCATCTCAGACCTTCCGGAACTGGGGAGTCTGAATCGAAAGCAGATCGCGCGGCTGATCGGCCTGGCTCCCACCAACCGTGACAGTGGAACTCTGCGTGGGAAAAGAACGATTGGCGGGGGACGAGTCCGGATCCGGAACGGGTTATACATGCCCACCGTCACGGCCCTGAATCACAACCCCAGGATCAAAGCGTTCTACAAACGGCTCGTGGAAAATGGAAAGTCCAAAATGGTCGCCCTCGTGGCCGCCATGCGGAAACTGCTCATCATTCTCAACACCATGGTCAAAGAAGGGAAAAAATGGGAGGCAAACGTGATTAAAATCTGA